One Amycolatopsis sp. NBC_00355 genomic window carries:
- a CDS encoding TetR/AcrR family transcriptional regulator, with product MARLTRAESQARTREQLIETAKQLFLCDGYSVTSLEKVADEAGYSKGAVYSNFRNKDELCLAVLDRIHDEQVEAVAEALVGADGMEGLLTAFQSWAERSIGDEAWTALEVEFATTARRNPHVRAELAARDKTIRDTIASLLSGYAERFGITLPMSADDAATALLSLGIGLGVQRAIDPTIPVNVLPDVIRIFAGAR from the coding sequence ATGGCCCGACTCACCCGCGCGGAAAGCCAGGCGCGCACCCGCGAACAGCTCATCGAGACCGCCAAGCAGCTCTTCCTGTGTGACGGTTACTCGGTGACGTCGCTGGAGAAGGTCGCCGACGAGGCCGGGTACTCGAAGGGCGCGGTCTACTCGAACTTCCGCAACAAGGACGAACTCTGCCTCGCCGTGCTCGACCGGATCCACGACGAGCAGGTGGAGGCGGTCGCGGAGGCGCTGGTCGGCGCCGACGGGATGGAAGGGCTGCTGACGGCGTTCCAGTCGTGGGCCGAGCGCAGCATCGGCGACGAGGCGTGGACCGCGCTGGAGGTCGAGTTCGCCACGACCGCCCGGCGCAACCCGCACGTGCGGGCCGAACTGGCCGCCCGCGACAAGACCATCCGCGACACCATCGCGAGCCTGCTCTCGGGCTACGCCGAGCGGTTCGGGATCACCCTCCCGATGTCGGCCGACGACGCCGCGACGGCGCTGCTCAGCCTGGGCATCGGCCTGGGTGTCCAGCGCGCGATCGACCCGACGATCCCGGTGAACGTGCTGCCGGACGTCATCCGCATCTTCGCCGGCGCCCGCTGA
- a CDS encoding metallophosphoesterase family protein, with protein MKLLLISDTHLPGRARVLPEQVWRAVEAADVVVHAGDWVDVPLLDELETRSTRLIGVYGNNDGPELRTRLPEIARADLDGVRLAVIHETGAKQGREQRCDAQFPDTDVLVFGHSHIPWDTTTPAGLRLLNPGSPTDRRRQPFCTYQTARISQGALTDVELHELPPRG; from the coding sequence GTGAAGCTCCTGCTCATCTCCGACACCCACCTCCCGGGCCGCGCGCGGGTGCTGCCCGAGCAGGTCTGGCGGGCGGTCGAGGCCGCCGACGTCGTCGTGCACGCGGGTGACTGGGTGGACGTGCCCCTGCTCGACGAGCTGGAGACCCGCAGCACGCGCCTGATCGGCGTGTACGGCAACAACGACGGGCCGGAACTGCGCACGAGGCTGCCGGAGATCGCCCGCGCCGACCTCGACGGCGTCCGCCTGGCCGTCATCCACGAGACGGGTGCGAAACAGGGCCGCGAGCAGCGGTGCGACGCGCAGTTCCCGGACACCGACGTCCTCGTGTTCGGCCACAGCCACATCCCGTGGGACACGACCACGCCGGCCGGCCTGCGCCTGCTCAACCCGGGCTCGCCGACGGACCGCCGGCGCCAGCCGTTCTGCACTTACCAGACCGCCCGGATCTCGCAAGGTGCGCTGACGGACGTCGAGCTGCACGAACTGCCCCCGAGGGGGTAG
- a CDS encoding flavin-containing monooxygenase: protein MEQRDFAVLVVGAGASGLGAAIRLGQAGVDDLAVLEKAAELGGTWRDNTYPGCACDVPSALYSYSFAPNPEWTRAFAGQAEIRAYLRDTASRFGVSSKIRYGVEVTRARWNALEARWELATSRGPYTARILVAGTGPWHEPLIPDLPGLDGFPGEVFHSARWNHGYDLTGKRVAVIGTGASAVQFVPEIVDRVERLHLFQRTAQWVLPKPDHHVPGVERVLLRRFPALRRMLRGVEYGAMETLGFGFRHPWLLRQVQKLGLAHLRLAVRDPVLRRKLTPDYTLGCKRLLMSNTYYRALTKSTVDVHPTAVSSVAGHRVVGADGSAAEVDAIVFGTGFHILDMPVSARVFDDDGRSLDDHWRGSPSAYLGTTVAGFPNLYLLLGPSLGTGHTSAFMILEAQLRHTVAAVTRTLNSGWASVAVRPEAQAAFDAEVQAALPGTVYQSGGCSSYYTDVNGRNSFSWPFSTGRLRSRVGSFEEADYEIDRQSHSQTMP, encoded by the coding sequence ATGGAACAACGCGACTTCGCGGTCCTCGTCGTCGGCGCCGGGGCCTCGGGGCTGGGTGCGGCCATCCGGCTCGGCCAGGCCGGCGTCGACGACCTCGCCGTGCTGGAGAAGGCCGCCGAACTCGGCGGCACCTGGCGCGACAACACCTATCCCGGCTGTGCCTGCGACGTCCCGTCCGCGCTCTACTCGTACTCGTTCGCCCCGAATCCCGAGTGGACGCGCGCGTTCGCCGGTCAGGCGGAGATCCGGGCCTACCTGCGTGACACCGCGTCGCGGTTCGGCGTCTCTTCGAAGATCCGGTACGGCGTCGAGGTGACGCGGGCGCGGTGGAACGCTCTTGAGGCGCGGTGGGAGCTGGCGACGTCCCGAGGGCCTTACACGGCGAGGATCCTGGTCGCGGGCACCGGGCCGTGGCACGAGCCGCTGATCCCGGACCTGCCCGGTCTCGACGGTTTCCCGGGCGAGGTCTTCCACTCCGCGCGCTGGAACCACGGCTACGACCTGACGGGCAAGCGCGTCGCGGTGATCGGCACGGGCGCGTCCGCGGTGCAGTTCGTCCCGGAGATCGTCGACCGGGTCGAGCGGCTGCACCTGTTCCAGCGCACCGCGCAGTGGGTGCTGCCCAAGCCGGACCACCACGTCCCGGGCGTCGAACGGGTGCTGCTGCGGCGGTTCCCGGCGCTGCGACGGATGCTGCGCGGTGTGGAGTACGGCGCCATGGAGACGCTCGGGTTCGGCTTCCGGCACCCGTGGCTGCTGCGGCAGGTCCAGAAGCTCGGGCTCGCGCACTTGCGGCTCGCGGTGCGGGACCCGGTGCTGCGCCGAAAGCTCACACCGGACTACACACTCGGCTGCAAGCGCCTCTTGATGTCGAACACGTACTACCGCGCGCTCACGAAGTCCACAGTGGACGTCCATCCGACCGCGGTCTCTTCGGTAGCCGGCCACCGGGTCGTGGGTGCGGACGGTTCGGCGGCGGAAGTCGACGCGATCGTCTTCGGCACCGGCTTCCACATCCTCGACATGCCGGTGTCGGCCCGCGTGTTCGACGACGACGGCCGCAGCCTCGACGACCACTGGCGGGGCAGCCCTTCGGCGTACCTCGGCACGACGGTCGCCGGGTTCCCCAACCTGTACCTGCTGCTCGGCCCGAGCCTCGGCACCGGTCACACGTCGGCGTTCATGATCCTCGAGGCCCAGCTGCGGCACACGGTCGCCGCGGTGACCCGGACGCTGAATTCGGGCTGGGCGTCGGTCGCGGTGCGCCCGGAGGCCCAGGCGGCGTTCGACGCCGAGGTCCAGGCGGCTTTGCCCGGCACCGTCTACCAGTCCGGCGGCTGTTCGAGCTACTACACGGACGTCAACGGGCGCAACAGCTTCAGCTGGCCGTTCTCGACGGGCCGGTTGCGGTCGCGGGTGGGCTCGTTCGAGGAAGCGGACTACGAGATCGACCGTCAGTCCCACTCCCAGACCATGCCGTAG
- a CDS encoding chitosanase → MSKKLRPVLIGALGAASVAALVITTPALSSAAPAPSAASVSAVKAVGDLSVAAKKEIAMKLVSSAENSSLDWKAQYKYIEDIGDGRGYTAGIIGFCSGTGDMLELVQAYTDAVPNNPLAKYLPALKKVNGTDSHSGLGSAFESAWKQAAATTAFQTAQNNERDRVYFNPAVSQGKTDGLSNLGQFAYYDAIVMHGPGTDHSSFGGIRSAALKKAKTPAQGGDEATYLKAFFAARKVVMNEEEAHSDTSRVDTEQVTFLNAGNFDLHTPLKWKVYGDSYTIN, encoded by the coding sequence ATGAGCAAGAAGTTGCGGCCGGTCCTGATCGGCGCGCTCGGCGCGGCCTCCGTCGCGGCCCTCGTGATCACCACGCCCGCGCTCTCCTCGGCCGCCCCCGCACCGAGCGCCGCCTCGGTCAGTGCGGTCAAAGCCGTCGGCGACCTCTCCGTCGCGGCCAAGAAGGAGATCGCGATGAAGCTGGTCTCCAGCGCGGAAAACTCCTCCCTGGACTGGAAAGCGCAGTACAAGTACATCGAGGACATCGGTGACGGCCGCGGGTACACCGCCGGCATCATCGGTTTCTGCTCCGGCACCGGCGACATGCTCGAACTGGTCCAGGCCTACACCGACGCCGTCCCGAACAACCCGCTCGCGAAGTACCTCCCCGCGCTGAAGAAGGTGAACGGCACCGACTCGCACAGCGGGCTCGGCTCGGCGTTCGAAAGCGCGTGGAAGCAGGCCGCGGCCACGACCGCGTTCCAGACCGCGCAGAACAACGAGCGCGACCGCGTCTACTTCAACCCCGCGGTGAGCCAGGGCAAGACGGACGGCCTGAGCAACCTCGGCCAATTCGCCTACTACGACGCCATCGTGATGCACGGCCCGGGCACCGACCACAGCAGCTTCGGCGGCATCCGCTCGGCCGCGCTGAAGAAGGCCAAGACCCCGGCGCAGGGTGGCGACGAGGCGACCTACCTCAAGGCGTTCTTCGCCGCCCGCAAGGTCGTCATGAACGAGGAAGAAGCCCACTCCGACACCTCGCGCGTCGACACCGAGCAGGTGACGTTCCTCAACGCGGGCAACTTCGACCTGCACACCCCGCTGAAGTGGAAGGTCTACGGGGACTCCTACACCATCAACTGA
- a CDS encoding L,D-transpeptidase family protein codes for MGRRFLGATLVAAALVAGTLLTSTAATPAGAVPLSFHGDAGQVLTVVADSASATTAVLTAWQRTETGWFRAYGPISAFVGKDGVGQASESTSHTPAGVWKLTEAFGIQPDNGTRLPYRQVTTSDWWVSDVKSPYYNTHFSCVPGTCPFNEAAGEDLGKAGPVYDHAVVLDYNRSPVVPGAGSAFFLHVSNGKPTAGCVSIPGPDLDAVMRWLDPARHPVADISVSG; via the coding sequence ATGGGCAGGAGATTCCTCGGCGCCACGCTGGTCGCGGCCGCACTGGTCGCGGGCACGCTGCTGACCAGCACCGCCGCGACCCCCGCCGGAGCCGTCCCGCTGTCCTTCCACGGGGACGCGGGCCAGGTGCTCACCGTCGTCGCGGACTCGGCGAGCGCGACCACGGCCGTGCTCACCGCCTGGCAGCGCACCGAAACCGGCTGGTTCAGGGCCTACGGTCCGATCAGCGCGTTCGTCGGCAAGGACGGCGTCGGCCAGGCCAGCGAATCGACGTCGCACACCCCGGCCGGCGTGTGGAAGCTGACCGAGGCCTTCGGGATCCAGCCGGACAACGGGACCCGGCTGCCGTACCGGCAGGTCACGACGTCGGACTGGTGGGTGTCCGATGTGAAGTCCCCGTACTACAACACGCACTTCTCCTGCGTTCCCGGCACGTGTCCGTTCAACGAGGCGGCCGGTGAGGATCTCGGCAAGGCGGGGCCGGTCTACGACCACGCCGTCGTCCTCGACTACAACCGCTCGCCCGTGGTGCCGGGCGCCGGGTCCGCGTTCTTCCTGCACGTCTCGAACGGGAAGCCGACCGCGGGCTGCGTCTCGATCCCGGGCCCGGACCTCGACGCCGTGATGCGCTGGCTCGACCCGGCGCGGCACCCGGTCGCCGACATCTCGGTCAGCGGCTGA
- a CDS encoding PHP domain-containing protein, whose protein sequence is MDPAWALREIAFQLERAGEPSYRVRAFRNAAATVDKTDADRLASMAENGTLTALPGIGKATAGVIEDALAGRDPAYREKIVQAKLPDGEPLRSALKGDCHTHSDWSDGGSSIGEMAVAGREIGHEWMVLTDHSPRLTVANGLSPDRLRTQMQIVAKANELMAPFRLLQGIEVDILDDGALDQEEELLGQLDFVVASVHSKLRMPARDMTRRMLAAVRNPHVRVLGHCTGRLVVGRGRPESEFDAKAVFTACRENGVAVEINSRPERLDPPMKLLRLAAELGCEFAIDSDAHAPGQLDWQGYGCERAIKAGIAPERIINTRTVDELLSR, encoded by the coding sequence ATGGATCCGGCGTGGGCGTTGCGGGAGATCGCGTTCCAGCTCGAACGCGCGGGGGAGCCGAGCTACCGGGTGCGCGCGTTCCGCAACGCGGCCGCCACCGTCGACAAGACCGACGCCGACCGGCTGGCCTCGATGGCCGAGAACGGCACCCTCACCGCGTTGCCCGGGATCGGGAAAGCCACCGCGGGCGTCATCGAAGACGCGCTGGCCGGCCGTGATCCGGCCTACCGCGAGAAGATCGTCCAGGCGAAGCTGCCGGACGGCGAACCGCTTCGATCCGCGCTGAAGGGCGACTGCCACACCCATTCCGACTGGTCGGACGGCGGCAGCTCGATCGGCGAGATGGCCGTCGCGGGCCGGGAGATCGGGCACGAGTGGATGGTCCTGACCGACCACTCGCCGCGGCTGACCGTCGCGAACGGGCTGTCACCGGACCGGCTGCGGACGCAGATGCAGATCGTCGCCAAGGCCAACGAGCTGATGGCGCCGTTCCGGCTGCTGCAGGGCATCGAGGTCGACATCCTCGACGACGGCGCGCTCGACCAGGAGGAAGAGCTGCTCGGGCAGCTCGACTTCGTCGTCGCGAGTGTGCACTCGAAGCTGCGGATGCCGGCGCGCGACATGACCCGGCGGATGCTCGCCGCGGTGCGGAACCCGCACGTCCGGGTGCTGGGGCACTGCACCGGCCGGCTCGTCGTCGGCCGCGGCCGGCCGGAGTCGGAGTTCGACGCCAAGGCCGTGTTCACCGCGTGCCGCGAAAACGGCGTCGCGGTCGAGATCAACTCGCGGCCCGAACGCCTCGACCCGCCGATGAAGCTGCTGCGCCTGGCCGCGGAACTCGGCTGCGAGTTCGCCATCGACAGCGACGCGCACGCGCCCGGCCAGCTCGACTGGCAGGGCTACGGCTGCGAGCGGGCGATCAAGGCCGGGATCGCGCCCGAGCGGATCATCAACACCCGCACGGTGGACGAGCTGCTCAGCCGCTGA
- the araD gene encoding L-arabinonate dehydratase, producing MKEPEELRSHRWYGGDDLRDFSHRARSRQLGYNPEEHLGKPVIGILNTWSDINPCHMHLRERAEQVKRGVWQAGGFPLEFPVATLSETYQKPTPMLYRNLLAMETEEILRSYPIDGAVLMGGCDKSTPALLMGAASADLPAIFVPAGPMLRGHWRDEVLGSGTDMWKYWDEKRAGRIGDAEMSELERGLARSPGHCMTMGTASTMTSAAEVLGMTLPGAASIPAVDSAHHRMAAASGARIVGMVWEDLRIGQILDKRAYADAITTVLALGGSTNAVIHLVAMAGRSGIPLGLGDFDAIARRVPVLANIRPGGDWLMEDFYYAGGLPGLLSRLTDLLHLDRPTVTGRTLGADLSAARVHNDDVIRPRDNPVAAEGGVAVLHGNLAPSGAVIKHLAAEPDLLVHTGPAVVFENYRDLKKRIENPAITADSVLVLRGSGPLGGPGMPEYGMLPIPAHLLAAGVRDMVRISDARMSGTSYGACVLHVAPESHVGGPLALVRDGDLITLDVPSRVLRLEVSDEELSRRRAEWTPPAPVFERGYGALYAEHITQADEGCDFDFLARAGHNPEPDAR from the coding sequence ATGAAGGAACCCGAGGAACTCCGCAGCCACCGGTGGTACGGCGGCGACGACCTGCGCGACTTCAGCCACCGCGCCCGCAGCCGTCAGCTCGGCTACAACCCGGAAGAGCACCTCGGCAAGCCGGTGATCGGCATCCTCAACACGTGGAGCGACATCAACCCGTGCCACATGCACCTGCGCGAACGCGCCGAGCAGGTCAAACGCGGGGTGTGGCAGGCCGGCGGCTTCCCGCTGGAGTTCCCGGTGGCGACGCTCTCGGAGACCTACCAGAAGCCGACGCCGATGCTCTACCGGAATCTGCTGGCGATGGAGACCGAGGAGATCCTGCGGTCCTACCCGATCGACGGCGCGGTGCTGATGGGCGGCTGCGACAAGTCCACGCCGGCGCTGCTGATGGGCGCCGCGAGCGCGGACCTGCCCGCGATCTTCGTCCCGGCCGGGCCGATGCTGCGCGGGCACTGGCGCGACGAGGTGCTCGGCAGCGGCACCGACATGTGGAAGTACTGGGACGAGAAGCGCGCGGGCCGGATCGGCGACGCCGAAATGTCCGAACTGGAGCGCGGGCTCGCGCGGTCGCCCGGCCACTGCATGACGATGGGCACGGCGTCGACCATGACCTCGGCCGCGGAAGTGCTCGGCATGACGCTGCCGGGCGCGGCGTCGATCCCGGCCGTCGACTCGGCCCACCACCGGATGGCCGCGGCGAGCGGCGCCCGGATCGTCGGCATGGTCTGGGAAGACCTGCGCATCGGGCAGATCCTCGACAAGCGCGCGTACGCGGACGCGATCACGACCGTGCTCGCCCTGGGTGGCTCGACCAACGCCGTGATCCACCTGGTCGCGATGGCCGGGCGCAGCGGGATCCCGTTGGGACTGGGCGATTTCGACGCGATCGCGCGGCGCGTCCCGGTGCTGGCGAACATCCGTCCCGGCGGTGACTGGCTGATGGAGGACTTCTACTACGCGGGCGGCCTGCCGGGGTTGCTGTCGCGGCTGACCGACCTCCTGCACCTCGACCGGCCGACGGTCACCGGCCGCACCCTGGGTGCCGATCTCTCGGCGGCCCGGGTGCACAACGACGACGTCATCCGGCCGCGCGACAACCCGGTCGCCGCCGAGGGCGGGGTCGCGGTCCTGCACGGCAACCTGGCGCCATCGGGCGCGGTGATCAAGCACCTCGCCGCCGAGCCGGACCTGCTGGTGCACACCGGCCCGGCCGTGGTCTTCGAGAACTACCGCGACCTGAAGAAGCGGATCGAGAACCCGGCGATCACCGCGGACTCGGTCCTGGTGCTGCGCGGCTCGGGCCCGCTCGGCGGTCCCGGGATGCCGGAGTACGGGATGCTGCCGATCCCGGCGCACCTGCTGGCGGCCGGGGTCCGCGACATGGTCCGGATCTCGGACGCCCGGATGAGCGGGACGAGCTACGGGGCGTGCGTGCTGCACGTGGCTCCGGAGTCCCATGTGGGCGGCCCGCTGGCCCTGGTCCGCGACGGCGACCTGATCACGCTGGACGTCCCGTCGCGGGTGCTGCGGCTGGAGGTGTCCGATGAGGAGCTGTCGCGGCGTCGTGCCGAGTGGACGCCACCGGCGCCGGTGTTCGAGCGGGGTTACGGAGCGCTCTACGCCGAGCACATCACCCAGGCCGACGAGGGCTGTGACTTCGACTTCCTGGCCCGCGCGGGCCACAACCCGGAGCCCGACGCACGCTGA
- a CDS encoding GntR family transcriptional regulator, protein MTGTFSLPASRTEVVLEEIRRGILTRELLPGQPLVEAELAARLGVSKTPVREALKVLSNSGLVTFSPYKGASVCVVDADLAKSVYDVRMVLEPEAVRRTVERRDADLLEDAADALKEASAAIADKDQVALSLLNRRFHRALYRGCGNPLMVSILDDLKDRAALISVVGWEANPSWKKEWTEHKAVLSAAKKGDAEGAAALLRDHIGGFLERVLKAIG, encoded by the coding sequence ATGACCGGGACGTTCAGCCTGCCCGCATCCCGGACCGAAGTGGTCCTGGAGGAGATCCGTCGCGGCATCCTCACCCGCGAGCTGCTCCCCGGCCAGCCCCTGGTCGAAGCCGAGCTGGCCGCGCGGCTGGGCGTGTCCAAGACGCCGGTGCGCGAGGCGCTCAAGGTGCTGTCCAACTCGGGCCTGGTGACGTTCAGCCCGTACAAGGGCGCCTCGGTCTGCGTGGTCGACGCCGACCTGGCCAAGTCCGTCTACGACGTGCGGATGGTGCTCGAGCCCGAAGCCGTCCGGCGCACCGTCGAGCGGCGCGACGCCGACCTGCTCGAAGACGCCGCGGACGCGCTCAAGGAGGCGTCGGCGGCGATCGCCGACAAGGACCAGGTCGCGCTGAGCCTGCTCAACCGCCGGTTCCACCGCGCGCTCTACCGCGGCTGCGGCAACCCGCTGATGGTCTCGATCCTGGACGACCTCAAGGACCGCGCCGCGCTGATCAGCGTCGTCGGCTGGGAAGCCAACCCCAGCTGGAAGAAGGAGTGGACCGAGCACAAGGCCGTGCTGTCCGCGGCCAAGAAGGGTGACGCCGAGGGCGCGGCCGCGCTGCTGCGCGACCACATCGGCGGCTTCCTGGAACGCGTCCTGAAGGCCATCGGGTGA